In the genome of Bacteroidota bacterium, the window GTATATCACCATCACGATTTATCCTAAAACAGAACCGATAATAAGTACTTCAGGAAATGTTTTTTGTAACGGAACGCCTGCAACTATCTCCTTGAATAATCCTGTCGGAAATGTTCTGTGGTCAACTGGAGAAAGCACTTCTTCCATTTCGGTCATTCCTTCTTTTACTACTTCTTTATATGTCATAAATGATTATCAGGGCAATTGTCCAGATACTGGATATATTTCGATTAATGGAATCCCTTCGGAAATATGGCTTCCTAATGCTTTTTCTCCGAATAAAGATGGAGAGAATGATGACTTCAAAATTTATGGCGGAACACCTTCGGAATATAGATTACAGATTTTTAGCAGATGGGGAATAAAATTATTTGATTCAAAAAATCCCAAAGAGGGATGGGATGGAAAATACAAGGAACAAGAATGCCAATCGGGAGTTTATGCATGGATACTCTCCTATTTTAATGCCTGTTCCAATCAGATAGAACAAATGTCGGGTAATGTATCTTTATTGAGGTAGCAACTGAAATTCCATGACCGAAATACAACCCCCTTTTCATTTTCTACTCTAAAGTCCTAACACATCTCTTTTATATTATCGTATTTCGCGCAGTGGAATTCAGCAAGAATGAACAAACATTAATGAAAGCAATGGGCGAAGTATTAAGAATCCAAAGACAGAAAATCGGCTATACGAGTTTAGAAACATTCGCCAACGATATTGGAATGGACTCTGCTCTGTATGGGCGGTATGAAAGAGGAGAAAACATGAAAGTTATTTCGCTTGCCCGTTTGCTGAGCCACTACAATCTTGAAATTGACAATTACTTTAATCAGGTCGGAAAAATTATCAACAAAAATAAAAACGGAAGAAAAAAATAACATCAACAATTTAAACTCAATTACATCATGGCATCAACATCAGAAACAGGGCACGCAAAAAATGTAGCAAACTTTGAAGACCTCATTTCATTTTGCACAGGATACGGAACAAGTTACAATCCGAACAAGGCATCAATAAAACTTCCTGCTTTGAACACGCAATTTACAAGTGCGAAAAATTCTCTCACAACAATCAACACCCTGTTGCCACCGTCCACCAATGCAATCAATGCGAGAGATATTGTATTTTCTCCGCTCAACAAATTAATTACACGCATAAACAATGCGGTTGCATCAAGCAATGTTTCAAAACAAGTTATTGCAGACGCAAAAACAATCACCCGAAAACTTCAGGGAAAAAGAGCCAGCGACAAATTACCCACAGTTGTTGACAATCCCGCAACGCCCGAAGATGAATCACAAAAAAGTATTTCCGCTTCACAAATGAGTTTTGACAGTCGCATAGAAAATATGGACAAACTCATTCAACTTTTATCTTCACAAACGGGCTACGCTCCAAATGAAACCGATTTAAAAATTACTTCCCTGACAACTTTGTTGGCTGATATGAAAACAAAAAACACAGCGGTCATCACCGCTTTGACACCTTTGAGCAATGCCCGAATCGCAAGAAATACTATCCTCTATGCGACAGGGACTGGACTGGTTGACACCGCAGGAGAGGTAAAAAAGTATGTAAAGTCGGTCTTTGGCGGGACAAGTCCTCAATATAAACAGGTAAGCGGACTGAAATTTACCAAAGTCGGCAAATAAAATACAGGAAACGCCCTACATTACTTTGGAAGTAAGCAGGTTTATTTAGGTAACACTCGCCTGACAGTTGGAAAAACGCTACTTCACTTTGGACAAATGCGCCTGTAAAGTGGAAACTCTCACCTGACAGTTGGAAACTTCGACCTGTAAAGTGGAGACAAGCACCTGCAAAGTAGAAACTCCGACCTGTAAAAAGGAAACTCCCGCCTGTAAATTGGAGACAACCTACTGCACAGCGGACAGACACTTCCGATAAATCCACCTACGGCAAGCACATTTGCACTTGCCCACTTTTTATTTTTTTAATTGAATGGGCAAATGCAAAAGAGCTTGCCTGCCGACAAATCCGGAAAA includes:
- a CDS encoding helix-turn-helix domain-containing protein; translated protein: MGEVLRIQRQKIGYTSLETFANDIGMDSALYGRYERGENMKVISLARLLSHYNLEIDNYFNQVGKIINKNKNGRKK
- a CDS encoding gliding motility-associated C-terminal domain-containing protein; this translates as MKRIIFKPILFILSCLIAISDSYSQTAQLTVSPNDTVCPNDSVTITIQNSTGTVYWSTGSFGLSIMVNPTITTTYYAIDDFGGANDTLYATITVIDLMSFIDIHPGGTWCPGDTTFSILLINPKGTFIWSTGDTTQTIWVSPDVTTTYTLINDAGTNCADTLYITITIYPKTEPIISTSGNVFCNGTPATISLNNPVGNVLWSTGESTSSISVIPSFTTSLYVINDYQGNCPDTGYISINGIPSEIWLPNAFSPNKDGENDDFKIYGGTPSEYRLQIFSRWGIKLFDSKNPKEGWDGKYKEQECQSGVYAWILSYFNACSNQIEQMSGNVSLLR